Proteins encoded by one window of Cylindrospermum stagnale PCC 7417:
- a CDS encoding RNA-guided endonuclease InsQ/TnpB family protein, with translation MKISYQYKIKPTKEQAEKINKTLEMLRCQYNYLLAQRFDWYEMNRSPIDRCPLICHLPELKEQPNYYNQKASLVQLKLDRPWYKDIHSQVLQEVPKKVELAFDRWLKGDINGKKSGRPRFKGQGQYKTFTYTQFKRHHFVNNKITLSKIGDIKVIVHRPIPVGFDIKTVSVTKKADGYYITLSLDDKSVPTVKPDFNPDNIVGIDVGLIDFYVASDDSRIKAPKYLRKAERLLKSLQRMVSRRKKGSNRRKKAIKKLGKQHKKVADTRKDFHFKTAKLLLDKYDVIAVEKLNIKGLVKTKLAKSINDAAWSQFVTILLNKAENAGLKVIAVNPNGTSLECSNCGHKVKKSLSQRMHNCPVCHASLCRDLNAAINIKNRGTHGLKAQSMSGLGVAEKPTLTQREVWEMSRQLRSLSCGR, from the coding sequence ATGAAAATCTCATACCAGTACAAAATTAAACCAACTAAAGAACAGGCGGAAAAAATCAATAAAACACTGGAAATGTTGCGTTGTCAATATAACTATTTGTTGGCTCAAAGATTTGACTGGTATGAGATGAATCGTAGTCCTATTGATAGATGTCCATTAATTTGTCATCTGCCCGAATTAAAAGAACAGCCTAACTATTACAATCAAAAAGCATCTCTAGTTCAACTCAAATTAGATAGACCTTGGTACAAAGATATTCACTCTCAGGTACTTCAAGAAGTTCCTAAGAAAGTTGAATTGGCTTTTGATAGATGGTTAAAAGGTGACATTAATGGCAAGAAATCAGGTAGACCTAGATTCAAGGGTCAAGGACAATACAAAACTTTTACTTATACCCAATTTAAAAGACATCATTTTGTTAACAACAAAATCACGCTATCAAAAATTGGAGATATCAAGGTAATTGTTCATCGCCCAATACCCGTTGGATTTGACATCAAAACTGTATCTGTCACCAAAAAAGCGGATGGTTACTACATCACTCTCAGCCTTGATGACAAATCAGTTCCTACAGTTAAGCCTGACTTTAATCCTGACAATATTGTTGGTATTGATGTTGGCTTAATTGATTTCTATGTAGCTTCTGATGATTCTAGAATCAAAGCACCTAAATATCTACGCAAAGCTGAACGCTTGCTTAAATCATTGCAGCGTATGGTATCAAGGCGTAAAAAAGGTTCTAACAGACGCAAAAAAGCTATTAAAAAATTGGGTAAACAGCATAAAAAAGTGGCTGATACTCGTAAAGACTTCCACTTTAAAACAGCTAAATTACTACTTGATAAGTATGATGTTATAGCTGTGGAAAAATTGAATATCAAAGGACTCGTTAAAACTAAATTGGCTAAAAGTATTAATGATGCTGCTTGGAGTCAGTTTGTAACCATACTTTTAAACAAAGCCGAGAATGCTGGTTTAAAAGTAATAGCTGTAAATCCAAACGGTACTAGCCTTGAATGCTCTAACTGCGGTCACAAGGTCAAAAAGTCGTTATCTCAAAGAATGCACAATTGTCCTGTATGTCATGCAAGCTTGTGTAGAGATTTAAATGCGGCTATAAATATAAAGAACCGTGGGACACACGGTCTTAAAGCTCAGTCAATGTCCGGATTAGGAGTCGCTGAGAAGCCCACACTTACCCAAAGGGAAGTGTGGGAGATGTCACGACAGCTGAGAAGTCTGTCCTGCGGGAGATGA
- a CDS encoding family 2B encapsulin nanocompartment shell protein — protein MTDSIESNLDVESGQPQLSLSTAAARNLATTTKSAPQMQEITSRWLLKMLPWVQTKGSTYRVNRRLTYTVGDGRLSFSNTGAVVQVIPQALGELPLLRGFDDTEVLLALAGRFVQQEFAPGDIIVQSGQPANQLFLIAHGKVNKIGVGKYDEPTVLGMLADGDYFGDRTLVESQSNWQFTIQALTQCTVLALPQQVFRELLNQSQALQAHVDRFRTRPQVPQNKYGEVSIEVASGHVGETELPGTFVDYELSPREYQLSVAQTVLRVQTRVADLYNEPMNQTEQQLRLTIEALRERQEYELINNREFGLLHNADLKQRLYTRNGAPTPDDLDELLTRRRKSKFFLAHPRTIAAFSRECNRLGIYPQNIDLDGSMVLTWRGVPILPCNKIPITKTQTSSILVLRTGEEDQGVIGLHQTGIPDEYQPSLSVRFMGISEKAIISYLVTAYYSTAVLVPDALGILENVEIGR, from the coding sequence ATGACGGATTCTATTGAATCGAATTTAGATGTTGAGAGTGGACAACCTCAACTGAGTTTGAGTACAGCTGCTGCGCGCAATTTGGCCACGACCACTAAATCTGCGCCGCAAATGCAGGAGATTACCTCGCGGTGGTTGTTGAAAATGTTGCCGTGGGTGCAGACGAAGGGTAGTACCTATCGGGTGAACCGTCGGTTGACCTATACTGTGGGTGATGGGCGGTTGAGTTTCTCCAACACCGGAGCCGTGGTGCAGGTGATTCCCCAGGCACTTGGTGAGTTGCCATTACTGCGAGGGTTTGACGACACCGAGGTACTCTTGGCGTTGGCGGGTCGGTTTGTGCAACAGGAGTTTGCACCTGGTGACATCATAGTGCAGTCAGGTCAGCCAGCCAATCAGCTTTTTTTGATTGCACATGGCAAGGTGAACAAGATTGGTGTTGGTAAATATGACGAGCCGACCGTGTTGGGTATGTTGGCTGACGGTGACTATTTTGGCGATCGCACATTGGTAGAATCCCAAAGCAACTGGCAGTTCACAATCCAGGCTCTCACCCAATGCACAGTATTGGCGCTACCACAGCAGGTGTTTCGGGAGTTGCTCAACCAGTCTCAGGCTTTACAGGCTCATGTTGATCGCTTCAGAACCCGTCCACAAGTGCCACAGAACAAATACGGTGAAGTCTCCATTGAGGTAGCTTCGGGGCATGTCGGAGAGACTGAGTTGCCGGGAACCTTCGTCGATTACGAACTCTCACCCCGCGAATATCAGTTGAGCGTCGCTCAAACCGTATTGCGGGTGCAGACTCGGGTAGCGGATCTGTACAACGAACCGATGAACCAGACCGAACAACAACTGCGGCTGACCATTGAAGCATTACGGGAACGTCAAGAATACGAATTGATCAACAACCGTGAATTCGGGTTGCTGCACAACGCCGACCTCAAACAGCGCCTCTACACTCGCAACGGAGCACCCACCCCCGACGATCTTGACGAACTACTCACCCGCCGGAGAAAGTCGAAGTTCTTCCTGGCTCACCCCCGCACCATTGCCGCTTTCAGTCGAGAGTGCAACCGCCTCGGCATCTATCCACAAAACATCGATCTAGATGGTAGCATGGTGCTTACCTGGCGGGGTGTACCTATTCTTCCCTGCAACAAGATCCCCATCACGAAGACCCAGACTAGCTCCATCCTTGTGCTTCGCACTGGTGAGGAAGACCAAGGAGTGATTGGTCTACACCAAACTGGTATCCCCGACGAATACCAACCGAGCTTGTCCGTCCGATTTATGGGTATCAGCGAAAAGGCGATTATTTCTTACCTCGTCACCGCCTACTATTCCACAGCCGTCCTCGTCCCCGACGCACTCGGCATTCTCGAAAACGTCGAAATCGGGCGCTGA
- a CDS encoding family 2B encapsulin nanocompartment shell protein, with protein MTYSNDSGLDVEGQQPQLSLSTAAARNLATTTKSAPQMQEITSRWLLKLLPWVQTKGGVYRVNRRLSYTVGDGRVTFTNTGASVQVIPQELCELPLLRGFDDTEVLTALANQFVQQEFAPGDVIVEIGQSADRVLLIAHGKVNKIGLGKYGEQIVLDVLADGDHFGDEVVVESQDTWEFTLKAITRCTVLSLPQQAFEQLIDQSEALRTHVEQFRVRLRQPQNPQGEASIELAAGHVGETQLPGTFVDYELAPRQYELSVAQTVLRVHTRVADLYNEPMNQTEQQLRLTIEALRERQEHELINNREFGLLHNADLKQRIHTRSGAPTPDDLDELLATVWKEPGFFLAHPRTIAAFGRECNRLGIYPQSVDMGGHMVPAWRGVPIFPCNKIPITNTRNSSILLLRTGAEKQGVIGLHQTGIPDEYQPSLSVRFMGISEKAIISYLITAYYSAAVLVPDALGILEDVEIGR; from the coding sequence GTGACATATTCTAATGATTCCGGTTTAGATGTTGAGGGTCAGCAGCCCCAGTTGAGCTTGAGTACAGCAGCAGCGCGTAATTTGGCGACGACGACCAAGTCTGCACCGCAGATGCAGGAGATTACATCCCGGTGGTTGTTGAAGTTGTTACCGTGGGTGCAGACGAAAGGTGGTGTGTATCGAGTCAACCGTCGATTGAGTTATACCGTGGGTGATGGACGTGTCACTTTCACCAACACCGGAGCTTCAGTACAGGTAATTCCTCAAGAACTTTGTGAGTTGCCCTTGCTGCGAGGGTTTGACGACACCGAGGTGTTGACCGCGTTGGCGAACCAGTTTGTTCAGCAGGAGTTCGCCCCTGGCGACGTCATCGTCGAGATTGGTCAGTCTGCCGATCGCGTATTACTGATTGCCCACGGCAAGGTGAACAAGATTGGTCTTGGCAAGTATGGTGAGCAGATCGTCTTGGATGTGCTAGCCGACGGTGACCATTTTGGTGATGAGGTTGTAGTGGAGTCCCAAGACACCTGGGAGTTTACGCTCAAGGCTATTACCAGATGCACAGTGTTGTCACTGCCCCAACAGGCGTTTGAGCAGCTGATTGACCAATCGGAGGCGTTGCGAACTCATGTTGAGCAGTTCCGAGTCCGCCTGAGACAGCCACAGAATCCCCAGGGTGAAGCCTCGATTGAGTTGGCTGCGGGGCATGTTGGGGAAACCCAATTGCCAGGGACTTTCGTTGACTACGAACTTGCACCTAGGCAATATGAGTTGAGCGTCGCCCAAACTGTGTTGCGGGTGCATACTCGAGTAGCGGATCTGTACAATGAACCGATGAACCAGACCGAACAACAACTGCGGCTGACCATTGAAGCATTGCGGGAACGTCAAGAACACGAATTAATCAACAACCGGGAATTCGGGTTGCTACACAACGCCGACCTCAAACAGCGCATTCACACCCGCAGCGGAGCACCCACCCCCGACGATCTCGACGAACTACTGGCTACAGTATGGAAAGAGCCGGGGTTCTTCCTGGCTCACCCCCGCACGATCGCTGCCTTCGGTCGGGAGTGTAACCGCCTAGGTATCTATCCACAAAGCGTTGACATGGGCGGACACATGGTGCCTGCTTGGCGTGGCGTACCCATCTTTCCCTGCAACAAGATCCCCATCACCAATACCCGCAACAGTTCTATCCTCTTGCTCCGCACTGGTGCAGAAAAACAAGGGGTGATCGGCCTACACCAAACTGGTATCCCCGACGAATACCAACCCAGCCTGTCTGTCCGATTTATGGGCATCAGCGAAAAGGCGATCATCTCCTACCTGATCACCGCCTACTACTCCGCAGCCGTCCTCGTTCCTGACGCACTCGGTATCCTCGAAGATGTGGAAATCGGGCGTTAA
- a CDS encoding family 2 encapsulin nanocompartment cargo protein terpene cyclase, translated as MQPFELPEFYMPWPARLNPNLEAARVHSKAWAYQMGILGSQEEAESSPIWDERTFDAHDYALLCSYTHPDAPGTELDLVTDWYVWVFFFDDHFLETYKRSGDMAGAKEYLDRLPAFMPIYPADTPSVPTNPVERGLADLWSRTAFTKSADWRRRFSESTKNLLEESLWELSNINQDRVANPIEYIEMRRKVGGAPWSADLVEHAVFVEIPAEIAATRPMRVLKDTFADGVHLRNDLFSYQREVEDEGENANCVLVLERFLNVSTQEAANLTNELLTSRLQQFDHTAITELPPLFEEHGLDPVARINVLLYIKGLQDWQSGGHEWHMRSSRYMNKGADNSPTSTLLLGGPTGLGTSAARLGSLYATLGLGRFKSFTHVPYQAVGPVTLPKFYMPFTTSLNPHLDAARQHSKEWARQMGMLDSLPGIPESVIWDDHKFDVADVALCGALIHPNASVPELNLTAGWLVWGTYADDYFPALYGHSRNMAGAKVFNARLSAFMPLDSTPTPLPTNPVERGLADLWSRTASPMSANARRQFRRAVEDMTESWLWELANQIQNRIPDPIDYVEMRRKTFGSDLTMSLSRLAQGDEIPPEIYRTRPMRQLDNSAADFACLTNDIFSYQKEIEFEGELNNGVLVVQQFLNCDLSQSVEVVNDLMTCRARQFEHIVATELPALFDDFDLDASTRKKLHGYVEKLQQWMCGVLKWHITVDRYKEFELRNSSAAGRLPSGPTGLGTSAARIRSLIDAGSHFVNIRSMRSDSSFGK; from the coding sequence ATGCAACCCTTTGAACTGCCAGAATTTTACATGCCTTGGCCCGCAAGGCTGAACCCAAACCTGGAAGCGGCACGAGTGCATTCCAAGGCGTGGGCTTACCAGATGGGGATACTCGGCTCACAAGAGGAAGCGGAAAGCTCCCCTATCTGGGACGAGCGAACATTCGATGCCCACGACTACGCTTTGCTTTGCTCATATACCCATCCAGACGCCCCAGGTACAGAGCTTGACCTAGTGACCGACTGGTATGTTTGGGTGTTCTTCTTCGACGATCACTTTCTTGAGACCTATAAGCGCAGCGGAGACATGGCTGGTGCCAAGGAATACCTCGACCGACTGCCAGCGTTTATGCCAATATACCCCGCTGACACCCCATCCGTCCCCACCAACCCAGTAGAGCGCGGCTTGGCTGACCTGTGGTCTCGCACCGCATTTACCAAATCTGCGGACTGGCGGCGGCGATTCTCCGAGAGTACCAAGAACCTGCTCGAAGAGTCTCTGTGGGAACTCTCCAACATCAACCAGGATCGGGTCGCCAACCCCATCGAATACATCGAAATGCGCCGCAAGGTTGGCGGTGCACCGTGGTCAGCGGATCTCGTCGAACACGCCGTGTTTGTTGAGATCCCGGCTGAAATCGCCGCAACTCGGCCGATGCGTGTACTCAAAGACACATTTGCCGATGGAGTGCATCTTCGCAACGATCTGTTTTCCTACCAGAGAGAAGTAGAGGATGAAGGGGAGAACGCTAACTGCGTCTTAGTTCTTGAGCGCTTCTTGAATGTGAGTACCCAGGAGGCGGCCAACCTCACCAACGAACTGCTGACCTCGCGGCTACAGCAGTTTGATCACACTGCCATCACCGAGTTGCCCCCTCTTTTCGAGGAACACGGACTAGATCCAGTAGCTCGGATCAACGTTCTGTTATACATCAAAGGACTTCAGGACTGGCAGTCGGGCGGTCACGAGTGGCACATGAGGTCGAGCCGCTACATGAACAAGGGAGCGGACAATTCTCCGACATCTACCCTACTTCTGGGCGGACCCACAGGATTGGGCACATCAGCGGCGCGGCTTGGATCGTTATACGCCACCTTGGGTTTAGGAAGGTTCAAGAGCTTCACTCATGTTCCATACCAGGCTGTGGGACCGGTGACACTGCCGAAGTTTTACATGCCGTTCACTACAAGTTTGAATCCCCATCTAGATGCCGCGCGGCAGCATTCCAAGGAATGGGCGCGTCAGATGGGGATGCTAGACTCACTACCTGGCATTCCTGAGTCCGTCATCTGGGATGACCACAAATTCGATGTTGCCGACGTGGCCTTATGCGGTGCGTTGATCCATCCGAATGCGTCCGTCCCGGAGTTGAATCTAACGGCGGGCTGGCTTGTCTGGGGAACCTATGCCGACGATTACTTCCCGGCGCTCTACGGGCACAGCCGCAACATGGCAGGTGCCAAAGTGTTCAACGCCCGACTGTCGGCATTCATGCCTCTCGACTCCACCCCCACCCCGTTACCGACTAACCCAGTGGAACGCGGCTTGGCTGACCTGTGGTCTCGTACAGCTTCCCCCATGTCTGCAAACGCGCGGCGTCAGTTCCGCCGTGCTGTAGAGGACATGACTGAAAGCTGGTTGTGGGAACTCGCCAACCAAATCCAAAATCGGATTCCAGACCCGATAGATTATGTTGAGATGCGCCGCAAGACATTTGGCTCTGATCTGACGATGAGCCTGTCCCGACTAGCCCAAGGTGATGAGATCCCGCCGGAGATATACCGCACCCGACCAATGCGCCAGTTGGATAATTCAGCCGCCGACTTCGCCTGTTTAACCAACGACATCTTCTCCTACCAGAAAGAAATAGAATTCGAGGGCGAACTCAATAACGGCGTGCTAGTCGTTCAGCAATTCCTCAACTGCGATCTGTCCCAGTCCGTCGAGGTCGTCAACGACCTGATGACCTGTCGGGCGCGCCAGTTTGAACACATCGTCGCCACCGAACTGCCGGCTCTTTTCGACGATTTCGACCTAGACGCAAGTACCCGCAAGAAACTGCACGGATACGTCGAGAAACTACAGCAATGGATGTGCGGCGTACTCAAGTGGCACATAACGGTAGACCGCTATAAGGAATTTGAATTGCGTAATAGTTCGGCAGCAGGGCGGCTGCCTAGCGGTCCCACAGGGCTGGGTACTTCGGCTGCACGTATCAGATCGTTGATCGATGCGGGGAGTCATTTTGTCAATATTCGGTCGATGAGGTCAGATTCTTCGTTCGGAAAGTAG
- a CDS encoding MBL fold metallo-hydrolase, with the protein MTSRRLSSSIRFQLIYQDETQFGSAVTGKCDTNIRRYCASITAHRKRSGLADVVAHSRELLAATMVPGGLADLYARPGVLLEDWLYPDAKAVKPVALQLERNIDESIVILELSPDLLADLALYLGEWQQGSTEPTTIIARELWNALSDYGALVPVNELCVKPQLGHATFVGHSTLRISDRNSSILFDPFLLPKSEVYPPNYQPLSLEEMGKPDAVFITHSHPDHFDLGTLLRVGANTPIFVPEVQRESVLAIDMAFRLRQLGFNNIQTIRPFEETQIGEMRVIALPFYGEQPTVAEVLHPDIRNQGNTYLVEYCKRRIALTADSGSDCLGNIKQLADIALERYGALDTLFGGYRGFGLYPIQYLFSSVARYLPFVPEKSWQVRQKMMCDADDLIDVAEIWNAKRIVPYSDGGAPWFWQRGLGPCLDGSQAHIMAVDPTPDHVCEVAAQRSGTRKDGIIASPIVISLLRPGDALVFAEEQ; encoded by the coding sequence ATGACAAGTCGAAGATTAAGCAGCAGCATTAGATTTCAACTCATTTACCAAGACGAAACCCAGTTTGGTAGTGCCGTAACCGGAAAATGCGACACCAATATCCGTCGCTACTGCGCCAGCATCACAGCACACCGAAAACGATCTGGTCTTGCAGATGTAGTGGCTCATTCCCGTGAGTTACTGGCAGCAACAATGGTTCCGGGTGGTCTTGCAGATTTATACGCGCGTCCTGGTGTGCTTTTGGAAGATTGGCTCTATCCCGACGCCAAAGCCGTTAAACCGGTAGCGCTGCAACTGGAACGCAACATAGACGAAAGTATCGTTATCCTAGAGCTATCCCCCGATCTCCTGGCTGATCTGGCTTTGTATTTAGGGGAATGGCAACAAGGAAGTACAGAACCGACTACGATTATCGCCCGCGAGTTATGGAACGCTTTGAGTGACTATGGCGCCTTGGTTCCCGTTAACGAACTATGCGTCAAGCCTCAACTGGGTCATGCCACCTTTGTTGGTCACTCCACCTTGCGAATTAGCGATCGCAATTCTAGTATCCTCTTCGATCCATTTCTATTGCCCAAATCTGAGGTTTATCCGCCAAACTACCAACCCCTCAGCCTAGAGGAAATGGGCAAACCCGACGCAGTATTTATCACCCATTCTCATCCCGATCATTTTGATTTGGGAACGTTGCTGCGAGTTGGTGCTAACACGCCAATTTTCGTCCCCGAAGTTCAGCGAGAATCTGTATTAGCAATTGACATGGCGTTTCGGCTGCGTCAGCTTGGGTTCAACAATATTCAGACAATCCGCCCTTTTGAAGAAACCCAGATTGGTGAAATGCGAGTTATTGCCCTACCTTTCTACGGGGAACAGCCAACGGTTGCTGAAGTTCTCCACCCAGATATTCGGAATCAGGGCAATACTTACCTCGTTGAGTATTGTAAACGCCGAATTGCACTCACAGCAGATTCAGGAAGTGACTGCCTAGGAAATATCAAACAACTAGCAGATATAGCTTTAGAGCGTTATGGTGCCCTTGATACTCTTTTTGGGGGATATCGAGGTTTCGGACTGTATCCGATTCAGTATCTCTTTTCGTCAGTCGCTCGCTATCTTCCTTTTGTGCCTGAGAAAAGTTGGCAAGTCCGCCAAAAGATGATGTGCGATGCCGATGATTTAATTGATGTGGCGGAAATCTGGAACGCCAAACGAATTGTGCCCTACTCCGATGGGGGCGCACCCTGGTTTTGGCAGCGCGGTCTCGGCCCCTGTCTGGATGGATCACAAGCACACATCATGGCAGTTGATCCCACCCCAGATCATGTTTGCGAGGTAGCGGCTCAACGCTCTGGAACCCGTAAAGATGGAATAATCGCCTCTCCTATCGTGATTTCTCTGCTTCGCCCTGGAGATGCCCTGGTATTTGCAGAAGAGCAATAA
- a CDS encoding lantibiotic dehydratase, with the protein MSNHPEKQFEFAPAGVLRAAAWPIEKIQSFGNLNLATLALAAIDTKDNRTKEEYATAYQQVLEEERQRLWQMTAADSWFMKALLLSNPSLVVEVLRGVPQSQGKRTKKIRHLETALYRYLARGVGRTTPYGLWAGVSLVEFAQTARHDAAEAKYSFTPDLRPFQTILRSLSQRSIYRQRATWRLNPTLKRQADNSWRFWSRTPDGLVEQHEIESQELVDIMLEELTKLDLGTLDQLTKTVAASPRWNYPSGLEDILHLFIDGGVLLGGLDLPYRFADPWEALVVVADKLISPDRCLWNSAIQELHHLCDTLAAELEAISLDALTNHLQQAKTCIQNLAQSLGISSFQLPEPVLYCDLGNMWQIALNQAQQTVLLQTLADYERCWINHASPASALRMVFRERLKQEFAVGIALGDLKSTLVVEMTSADSHPEVVTRLAAWERSLSQNSAEVVLETSSNSLKSAFTSPFGCLFTGLFESFQLLVHGIGDDSVRIFARFKTLLNRNDLLHSWFQERLDCLATQHQIQIAELQSPFESNPNVLARPNFRILPLELWGASADTPALSGAEIFLDQKTQLPFLKLRSPLAGRSPSHPKPVAVFWFSSAAVNARDPICEQLLWTTFQDSPRAIFRAATRIMPMELTTPRFTPRVRLPKGAIVRPRRTVLTGQTLAELAKLPGTERFAKWQQLVSQHNWPMLLFLQIEGKPSLLVHRDSPLALESFFKNDVQENTRSLIVEELVNQPWLVDSKGQHYMAELALPFARTEHGWSLRRGDSPVI; encoded by the coding sequence ATGAGTAATCATCCCGAAAAACAATTTGAGTTTGCCCCTGCTGGCGTGTTGCGGGCGGCTGCTTGGCCCATTGAGAAGATTCAGAGTTTTGGCAATCTGAATCTCGCTACCTTGGCGTTGGCAGCAATTGACACAAAAGACAATCGCACCAAGGAGGAATATGCAACAGCTTATCAGCAGGTGCTAGAAGAGGAACGCCAACGGCTTTGGCAGATGACCGCAGCTGATTCCTGGTTTATGAAAGCGCTGCTGTTGTCTAATCCGTCCTTAGTTGTGGAGGTGTTGCGGGGAGTTCCACAATCACAGGGGAAACGGACTAAAAAGATTCGGCATTTGGAGACGGCACTGTATCGTTACCTGGCTCGTGGGGTGGGAAGGACGACACCTTATGGCTTATGGGCTGGCGTGAGTTTAGTCGAGTTTGCCCAGACGGCGCGGCATGATGCGGCTGAGGCTAAGTATTCATTCACACCTGACCTGCGTCCTTTTCAAACAATATTGCGATCGCTCTCTCAACGCTCAATTTATCGTCAAAGGGCAACTTGGCGATTGAATCCCACCTTGAAGCGACAAGCTGATAACTCCTGGCGCTTTTGGTCGCGCACTCCAGACGGGTTAGTTGAGCAGCATGAAATCGAATCACAGGAACTTGTAGACATCATGCTGGAGGAACTGACTAAACTGGATTTGGGTACATTAGACCAACTGACCAAAACAGTGGCAGCTTCACCTCGCTGGAATTATCCATCAGGATTAGAGGATATTCTGCATCTCTTCATCGATGGGGGTGTGCTTTTAGGCGGACTTGACCTACCCTATCGATTTGCAGATCCTTGGGAAGCCTTAGTCGTTGTCGCAGACAAACTGATTTCGCCAGATCGCTGTCTTTGGAATAGTGCTATTCAAGAGTTACATCACCTTTGCGATACTCTCGCGGCAGAACTTGAGGCAATTTCCCTAGATGCACTGACAAATCATCTACAACAAGCTAAGACCTGTATTCAAAATCTTGCCCAGTCCCTGGGTATTTCATCCTTCCAGCTACCTGAACCAGTGCTGTATTGCGATTTGGGGAATATGTGGCAAATAGCCCTTAATCAGGCGCAGCAAACCGTTTTGCTTCAGACACTCGCAGATTATGAGCGCTGCTGGATTAATCATGCCAGTCCAGCCTCGGCATTGCGAATGGTGTTTCGTGAGCGGCTGAAACAGGAATTTGCGGTGGGTATTGCCCTTGGCGATCTCAAATCTACCTTGGTTGTGGAAATGACTTCAGCTGATAGCCATCCCGAAGTTGTCACCCGATTGGCGGCGTGGGAGCGATCGCTATCGCAAAATTCAGCGGAAGTCGTTCTCGAAACCAGCAGCAATTCCCTAAAGTCTGCGTTTACATCTCCTTTCGGTTGCTTGTTCACTGGTTTATTTGAGTCTTTCCAACTCTTAGTTCACGGGATTGGTGATGATTCGGTGCGAATCTTTGCTCGGTTTAAAACACTACTTAATAGAAATGATTTACTGCATTCTTGGTTTCAAGAAAGGCTGGACTGTTTAGCAACTCAACATCAAATTCAAATAGCCGAATTACAAAGTCCCTTTGAATCAAACCCAAATGTGCTAGCTCGTCCAAATTTCCGCATTCTTCCCCTGGAGTTGTGGGGTGCGAGTGCGGATACTCCAGCGCTATCTGGTGCCGAAATCTTTTTAGACCAAAAAACACAGCTACCTTTTTTGAAATTGCGATCGCCTTTGGCGGGGCGTAGCCCATCGCACCCCAAGCCGGTAGCAGTGTTCTGGTTTTCCTCAGCTGCGGTTAATGCCCGTGACCCGATCTGTGAGCAGTTACTTTGGACTACCTTTCAAGATAGCCCTAGGGCGATCTTTCGCGCTGCTACACGAATAATGCCAATGGAACTGACTACACCCCGCTTCACGCCTCGTGTTCGGCTGCCGAAGGGCGCGATCGTCCGTCCCCGACGGACAGTTTTGACTGGTCAAACCTTAGCAGAACTCGCCAAATTACCCGGAACTGAGCGCTTTGCAAAGTGGCAGCAATTAGTTTCTCAACATAACTGGCCGATGCTTCTCTTTCTTCAGATAGAGGGCAAGCCTTCACTGCTTGTGCATCGAGATAGCCCTTTAGCCCTTGAGTCCTTTTTCAAAAATGATGTGCAGGAAAATACGCGATCGCTAATTGTCGAAGAGTTAGTCAATCAACCTTGGTTAGTTGACTCCAAAGGGCAGCATTACATGGCAGAACTGGCCTTACCATTTGCCCGCACTGAACATGGCTGGTCATTGCGTAGAGGAGATAGCCCAGTTATATGA